Genomic window (Shewanella psychropiezotolerans):
GCTCATTATCAGAATGCACAAGAGCGCTTATTCTACGTGAACGATAGCCAACACACCCTCAGCATGTATCTGTCCGGCGGCTATGAAACCCACAGAACCGATATTCAATCTGACTACGGTGCGCCGGGTCGCTTCTGCTTAATGCCCGAGGGCAGTGAAAGTCGCTGGCAACTAGGAACGCCACAACAATTTATGCATCTGTATTTCGATGACAGCCATTTAAAACAGCTAGCCATTAGGGTATTCGACAAGGACCCACGTATGATCTCCCTACCCGAGCTCACTTTTTTCCGCCATCCCGGACTGGAAGCCTTGTTTCGATATCAAATGGCCGACAGCAACTGGTCGACGGACAATCATCTCGCCATGGCGCAAATCACTGATACCATCTTGATATCTATGCTGCAGTCCAGCGGATTGACCAGGCAGGTTAAAACCATCAAGGGAGGACTTTCCCCCAAGATGGCAAATCGAGTCAGCGACTACATGCAGGCTAACTTTCATCGTCAGATATTGTTGCAAGAGTTGGCAGAACTGGCACAATTGAGTGAATATCACTTCTGCCGCATGTTTAAACTGAGCTTTGCCCGCACACCTCAGGAATACCTGACCTATGTGCGGACTGAGCAGGTTAAACACCTCTTGAACACCTCCGAATTGACCTTAGCCCAAATATCACTTCAATGTGGCTTCTCTAATCAGAGTCATATGGGACGTAACTTTAAAAAATTGGTCGGCATTACGCCCAAGGTATTTCAGGGGGCTTAAGCAAAACGTCTAGATGCACTGACTCTTGACTAACGGCTAGGGCTAGTTTGTGCTGAATGATGTTTAAGTGTCTAAACTCTGTTAGCAAACCTCCCTATCGCTTTTCTGATAAGACCTGTTCATCGATCGAATAGAGACACCGCGCCAAACCGCCATGACAGGAAAGTTCCTGTAGTTTAGTTTTTTCTTCGGGAAACCATTTCTGAATCACGGCTAAAATTTCATCAGACATTGCCGTTACATTCACCTTTCCCGTTACAACTCCGCTCGAAACTTGTATTTGCAGTTTATTATTGATATCCAAAACAGCCTTCCTATAGTGATTAACTAAGGCCAAATTATCCAAGTATGACCCGGATAAAAAGCCAATCAACATGTTAATGCGACCTAAGCGGTCACCTGCTTTAATACCCTTTATAAATAGCTCGACTCAGCATAGAAAATCACCACTTAGTGCAGAAGTTTGGCGTCAGTGGTTGCAATAAATAACCATAGCGTCATAGTGAGCCTGCAATCGATAAAACTGTCAGGATACGGAGAGATAATGAGCCAAACGAATCTACTGTTAATATGTGGCGGCGGCGGGGATGAACACGCAATCTCACTGATGTCAGCCAAATTTTTTGAGACATCACTGGCCAAACTTGCCCATATAAACGTATTAAAAGTCGAGCTTGATGCTCAGGGCCATTATCGAACTGAAGAAGGTGAACTCTGTGAACTGACCAATCGTAAACAGATACGTTTCGATGATGTCAGTAAGCCATCTTGGCCGGTAGATTACGTCATTCCCTGTATTCACGGTTATCCGGGAGAAACGGGTGACATTCAGTCCTATTTCGAACTGATCAACCTGCCCTATTTCGGTTGCGATTCAGAAGCGAGCCGTAATTGTTTCAATAAGGTCACCGCCAAGATGTGGTTCTCGGCGCTGGGGATCCCTAATACCCCCTATATTTTTCTCAATGACTTCAATGATGACGCTATCACTCAGGCCGAGCAGGCCTTAACCTCTTGGGGCTCGATATTCATCAAGGCCGCGTCACAAGGATCCTCAGTAGGTTGTTACCGTGTAGACAACCAAGAAGAGCTAACTGAGTCATTGAAACAAGCTTTCAGCTTTTCGCCCTATGTCATCGTCGAGAAGACCATTGAAGCCAGGGAGCTGGAAGTGGCCGTATATGAGAAGGATGGCGAGATTATCGCGACTCAGCCTGGTGAGATCATCTGCGCGACAAATACTTTTTATACTTTCGATGAAAAGTACGCCGAGAACAGTCAAGCTGAAACCAAGGTGGTTGCCGATATCAGTGAGAGTGTGAGCCTGGAAATCCGTGAATATGCAGTCAAGGTATTTAAGGGAATGAAACTCAGTCATCTGTCACGTATCGACTTCTTTCTCACCCAGGACAATGAAATTCTCCTCAATGAAATTAATACCTTTCCTGGGCTCACGCCCATCTCCATGTTCCCCAAGATGTTACAACACCACGGTGACGATTTCAGTGATTATCTCAACTGCAACATAATGCAGCAACTCAGTAAGAAAGCCTGATTACTCATTCCGGCCACATAAATCTTGTGGCCGGAATACCTGTGGACTGAGTATTAAGCGATAAACCCTATATTTAGTCCTATATTTCCACGCCATATTCGAGATAGAGTTCACTCATGTAGCCATCACGGTACATGCTGGTCAATGCCTGCTCCAGTTTTAATTTTGTCTCCAAAGACATCTCACGATTGCAGGCCATTGCCCGCAATGAGGTGTAGAAGATGAGCTCGGGGCGCCGAAGTTAATCGCCTGCTTCTGCATCTGCTCTTGAGCACTGATCAATTCTGCGGCCCAAAGTTCTATCCTGGCACGCTTAAGCTTACGTAAATTTTGTGCACTCACAGATGCAAGGTCTACATTGAAACCAAGATCCGTGAGGTATTCACCTATGCCGCTACCCAGGAAACTCCCTATGGTGTAGGGCTTAGCATCGCTAAGTGTAGTCAAGGGGATGACGACATCATTTCGGCTATAGAGGCCATAGCGAGATACCAGCACAGGACTTATCCAATGAAAACTCGCTTCCCTCTCCTGACTTCGACCAACGGGTAGCACGCAGTATCCCGGCATCCTTTCCGTGGTGATGATGGCTCGTTTGAGTGGAATAAACTTGAGTTCATATTGCAGGTCGGTGCGAGAAAATAACTCCTTGAGCATATCCACCAACAACCCTTTATGCGTCTTACCGACCTTTAAGGCGAAGGGAGACTCTTCATAGGTGAGGATCTGCAAAGTTTCAGCCTTTAAAGCTGAAACACTAAGGGAGATAATAATGACCGTACTAGCTAAAAGACGATAAACAGCGTTATTGCCACACATGAATAGCCTCCTCATATTGAAGGGTTCTTCCCTTGGGCTGTTCGGTGATCGCTTGCTTAGGTGCCCCCGCTTTTTCAAGCCAGTAATCACGTGTAGACTTAGGATTTAACTTAGGCTCACAGCTCATCTCCTTACTGTCGGCAATCAATGCTAATCGCTCATCGACTGCGGCGGCAAAATTATCCATGCCTTTCTGGGTGGTCACCTTGCCCTCGATGATCCGTGAAATGTATTGCCACCAATAGTTAGCCAGACCAGGGTAATCTGGGACATTAGTTCCCGTTGGCGTCCATACATCTCGGCCTCGGCTACGATAAAATTCCACTAAACCACCGAGATAAGGGGCGCGTTGTGTCATCACCTCCGATTCGATATCCGATCTCCTGATGGGCGTCAGCCCCACTAAGGTCTTCTTGAGGGAGACGGTTTTAGACACTACAAACTGAGCGTAGAGCCAGGCCGCCTGTTGGCGTTTCAGAGGCGTAGATTTAAGTAAAGTCCATGAGCCGGCATCCTGATAACCTGATTTCATTCCTGTTTGCCAATACTTGCCTACAGGCGATGGAGCCACGCGCCATTTAGGGGTACCATCTTGATTAACCACAGGTAAGCCAGGTTTAGTCAGATCGGCAACAAATGCCGTATACCAGAAGATCTGCTGAGCGATCAATCCTTTTCCTGGCCACTCTCCGGCCTGAGTAAAGTTCAGGTGAATCGACTCTTCTGGTGCGAATCGGTTTAACCAGTAGATAAATTTATCCACCGCATAGGCCGCCGCCGGACCGTTTAACGCGCCGCCTCGCTCGACGCTGGCACCTACCGGGTGACATCCTTCTACGCGTATCCCCACTCATCGACAGGTAAACCATTGGGTAAGCCTTTATCCCCCACTCCCGCCATGGACAGCCAGGCATCGGACATACGCCAACCCAGAGAGGGATCCGTTTTAGCATAATCCATATGACCATAAATACGTTTGCCGTCGATCTCTTTAATATCTTCACTGAAGAACTCGGCAATATCTTCATAGGCCTGCCAATTTTGCGGCACACCGAGTTCATAACCGTAGCGAGATTTGAATCGCTTCTTAAAGTCCTTGCGGTTGAACCAATCGTGTCGATACCAATAAAGATTAGCGAACTGCTGATCCGGTAGCTGGTACAAGTGACCGTCAGGACCTGTGGTAAATTTAAGTCCGATAAAATCTTGTAAATCTAACGTAGGTAAGGTGACACTCTCTCCCTCAAATTGCATAAAATCTGACAGGGAAACCACGGCATTGGATCTAAAATGAGTCCCTATCAGATCACTGTCGTTGATATAAGCATCATAGAGATTTTGCCGGGTCATGATCTGAGCCGACAATTTCTTGATCACATCATCTTCACCAGTTAATTCATGTACCACATGGATACCTGTGATCTCATAAAAAGCCTTAGCCAATGTACTGGCTTCATACCAATGAGTCGCGATTCGCTCGGACACCACACGGATCTTCATGCCGGAGAAGGGTTGACTGGCCGAGGTAAACCAGGCCATCTCTTGCATCTGCTCGTCTAAGGTCAATGTCGATGGCTGAAACTCATTGTTTACCCAATGCTTTGCAGCATTTAATTTAGGATCAAACTCCGCGGTAACCGTGAAACTGATAAACACTAAGAAAATAAATAATACTAAGAGTAAATAATGTTTATTAGGATGTATCACTCGTCCTCTCCAATCATCTAATCATGTCAAACTCAGCCCTCTATAACTATGGCTGAGGCGCTATGTTTGTGCCAATCACCACCTTGTTTTTCGGATAAAATAACCTGAAGTAAAGCCAGGCAGCACAGAAGATTAAAAAGTGAGTATATGAGCCAAGTTGGGCTAAATGTTTATCTAGCCCCTTAATTTACTGACTAAAATTAATTACACTAAGCTAAGAGCAAGCATTTCGTTTATTTGAAAATATTTAACCCTTTAATGGCGGTAGCCGATTGAAAAACTTTGACTTTAACTTACTCACGGTACTTGAAGTATTACTCGAAGAGCAAAGCGTCACCGCCGCGGCGACGCGTCTACACCTGAGTCAGTCGGCGGTGAGCAAACAGCTTTCTAAGCTCAGAGAAACCTTCGACGATAAACTGTTTGAGCGCACCGCCTATGGCCTGAGGCCGACGCCTAAGGCCAAACAACTGGCACCGGAATTGAGGCGAGTCCTCAACCAGGTCGAACAATTAACCAGACCCAGCGAGTTTGATCCCTCCATGAGTCGAAGAAAATTTCGTATAGAACTGGTTGAGACAGCATACTCACTCACTTACCCCTACTTTATGCCGGAACTACTCAAACAGGCACCGAATGTCAGCATAGACAGTCAAACCTGGCACAGCCAGAGCATGGATAAATTATTGCGCTGTGAAACCGATATGGGGATAGCCTGCCGAGAATGGGATGAACGCTCGCTTTTACACATAAGGAACTTACCCGAAGAGCTAAATTATATCGAGCTGACTCGCGATCATTCAGTCTGTCTGGTAAGAAAAGACCACCCCTTGCTAAAAGAAGTGTGGAATTTAGATACGTTTCTCAAGTATCGTCACCTTCAGGTGACCTTTGGCGGCATCGCCCAATGGCTGTTAGACGATGTGCTGCAGATACAGCACCTGAAACGAGATATCGCCATTAATCTAACCGACTTTAACAGTGCCATGCAGCTCTGTGAAAAGAGCGATCTGATTCTTTGCTCCCCCGCCAAATATGCCAAAGAGATGTTAGGACATTATCAGTTAATCACACTGCCTGTGCCCACTAAACTTGTGCCAGGTACCTACGCCTTACTTTGGCACAGGCATTTCGACTTAGACCCGAGCCATCGCTGGCTTAGAGAGATGATCATTGAATCGGTGCAGCAGGCTCACCCAGTCTAGGGCACTAGGCTCAGGGAAACTAGGCATACTTTATGATCTGGCGGTAAGTCCATCCTTGTTCAAAGTAGAAGTGCAACGCATAAAAAAGCCTGACTTTAATATTAAAGCCAGGCTTTTAGGTTTTATTGCATCTTCTATTGTTAAATACCAATCGGTATAAGTCGCCTTGCTCTTGGCCGACTAGAACATGCCTCTTTACTTATCTGCTGTTTTTGAGAGGACCCAAATAGAGGCAACTGCAACGACAGAAAAACCACCTAGTATAATGACCGGTATGGCGCTGTAGCCAAGAACATGCCATATAACATTCTCTAATGTACTCATAATGGCTCCTTAATTCCAACCTTCAACTTTGTGCATATCTGGCAATCTATGGGCGATACCTTTATGGCAATCCACACAGGTCTTTTCACCACTGGCAAGCGCAGTAGAGTGCTGCCTGACGCTGCGTGGGCTCTGCTCGGAGAAGTCCATAAATTCAAAGTTATGACAGTTACGACACTCTAAAGAGTCGTTCTTTTTCATTCTTGCCCACTCCCTTTCGGCTAAATGAGCTCGTCGTTCTTTGAACCTCTCTGGTGTATTAATGGTTTTAGTAACAAAAAACGCAAACAGCTCTTTAGAAGCCTGAACTTTACGTATAATTTTATCCGTCCAAGCATGAGGTACGTGACAATCTGAACAGATAGCACGAACACCAGAGCGGTTAGCGTAGTGAATAGTCTCTCGAATTTCCGCCACAATCGGTGCGTGACATCCAGAGCAAAACTCTTCAGTGTTTGTCGCTTCCATACCTGTGTTAAATGCCCCCAGAACATGAGTCCACCGGCAAAGCCCATAAATAGAACGATACCTACGGCGGCTTTACTGGGCCGCCTCAATATGGTCCAGAAGCCTTTTAAGGCGTTAATAATCCATTTCATATTATTATCTGCCTATTTTGTTATTGCAGTGATTTAACACGTTCGAAGGAGCTACCCACTAATGGTTTAGCATCTGCTTGAGTCACGTGGCACTGCAGGCAAAAGTATCGTCTAGGAGAAACATCAGCCAACACTTCATCGTTTCGATTAGTAAAGTGAGTGACACTGATTTTAGTGGCGCCCATCTGCTTGGCTTTTGTCCAGCCATGGCATGATAAGCATTTGTTAGCATTGAGTGATATTTCATAGCTCCTGATGTGATGCGGGATCAGTGGTGGCTGAAAGACATAACTGCTTTCAATATCCACTTGATCTCGCGGCACTCTCTTCAAAGGATCTGCCGCTCTCGTGGTTTCTAACTCAACATTGCCGCGCAAAGACTCGACACCACCGATACCACGATCCTGACTGACAGCTAAACCACTGATCAAAGTAAAAGTCATGCTTAACGTTATTAAAATTAATTTTTTCATCATAACCCTGCCTTATCCTACTTTAGTAATTTTAATAGGACACTTTTTATAGTCTGTCTGTTTAGATAGCGGATCGGTTGCATCTAAAATGAGTTTATTAATCAAAATACGCGCATCGAAGAACGGCACAAACACCAGGCCTTTTGGTGGACGGTTACGCCCTCGAGTCTCGACAC
Coding sequences:
- a CDS encoding D-alanine--D-alanine ligase, translating into MSQTNLLLICGGGGDEHAISLMSAKFFETSLAKLAHINVLKVELDAQGHYRTEEGELCELTNRKQIRFDDVSKPSWPVDYVIPCIHGYPGETGDIQSYFELINLPYFGCDSEASRNCFNKVTAKMWFSALGIPNTPYIFLNDFNDDAITQAEQALTSWGSIFIKAASQGSSVGCYRVDNQEELTESLKQAFSFSPYVIVEKTIEARELEVAVYEKDGEIIATQPGEIICATNTFYTFDEKYAENSQAETKVVADISESVSLEIREYAVKVFKGMKLSHLSRIDFFLTQDNEILLNEINTFPGLTPISMFPKMLQHHGDDFSDYLNCNIMQQLSKKA
- a CDS encoding helix-turn-helix domain-containing protein: MHKPEYMNKHISFEASSKLCFRQQKITEQLGWAHYQNAQERLFYVNDSQHTLSMYLSGGYETHRTDIQSDYGAPGRFCLMPEGSESRWQLGTPQQFMHLYFDDSHLKQLAIRVFDKDPRMISLPELTFFRHPGLEALFRYQMADSNWSTDNHLAMAQITDTILISMLQSSGLTRQVKTIKGGLSPKMANRVSDYMQANFHRQILLQELAELAQLSEYHFCRMFKLSFARTPQEYLTYVRTEQVKHLLNTSELTLAQISLQCGFSNQSHMGRNFKKLVGITPKVFQGA
- a CDS encoding TIGR02808 family protein, whose protein sequence is MSTLENVIWHVLGYSAIPVIILGGFSVVAVASIWVLSKTADK
- a CDS encoding substrate-binding periplasmic protein, which translates into the protein MCGNNAVYRLLASTVIIISLSVSALKAETLQILTYEESPFALKVGKTHKGLLVDMLKELFSRTDLQYELKFIPLKRAIITTERMPGYCVLPVGRSQEREASFHWISPVLVSRYGLYSRNDVVIPLTTLSDAKPYTIGSFLGSGIGEYLTDLGFNVDLASVSAQNLRKLKRARIELWAAELISAQEQMQKQAINFGAPSSSSTPHCGQWPAIVRCLWRQN
- a CDS encoding LysR family transcriptional regulator — encoded protein: MKNFDFNLLTVLEVLLEEQSVTAAATRLHLSQSAVSKQLSKLRETFDDKLFERTAYGLRPTPKAKQLAPELRRVLNQVEQLTRPSEFDPSMSRRKFRIELVETAYSLTYPYFMPELLKQAPNVSIDSQTWHSQSMDKLLRCETDMGIACREWDERSLLHIRNLPEELNYIELTRDHSVCLVRKDHPLLKEVWNLDTFLKYRHLQVTFGGIAQWLLDDVLQIQHLKRDIAINLTDFNSAMQLCEKSDLILCSPAKYAKEMLGHYQLITLPVPTKLVPGTYALLWHRHFDLDPSHRWLREMIIESVQQAHPV
- a CDS encoding nitrate reductase cytochrome c-type subunit, whose translation is MMKKLILITLSMTFTLISGLAVSQDRGIGGVESLRGNVELETTRAADPLKRVPRDQVDIESSYVFQPPLIPHHIRSYEISLNANKCLSCHGWTKAKQMGATKISVTHFTNRNDEVLADVSPRRYFCLQCHVTQADAKPLVGSSFERVKSLQ